One window of Halorussus sp. MSC15.2 genomic DNA carries:
- a CDS encoding sensor domain-containing protein, giving the protein MTHVTTTLRDAATTLVGVPVRAQTYRNLIYLALAFPLGLAYFVGLTVGFSLGVGLAFTWVGIPILLATLAVASALARVEAGLANCLLGTDVRAPSLDTSGGVLAATKRLVTDARTWVAVGYLLVKFGLGIVSFAALAALTSLSVGLVTAPLTYSSNYYVGLRLGNATVGPFESGRLVVDTFGEAVGVALLGLVVALASLHALNALARLCGTITEEILDSSGAARTTGATDEN; this is encoded by the coding sequence GTGACACACGTGACGACCACGCTCCGAGACGCCGCGACGACGCTCGTCGGCGTCCCCGTGCGCGCACAGACGTATCGAAACCTGATATACCTCGCTCTCGCCTTTCCCCTCGGTCTCGCGTACTTCGTGGGCCTGACGGTCGGGTTCTCGCTCGGCGTCGGTCTCGCGTTCACGTGGGTCGGGATTCCGATTCTGCTGGCGACGCTGGCGGTCGCGAGCGCGCTGGCGAGGGTAGAGGCCGGACTGGCCAACTGCCTACTTGGGACGGACGTTCGAGCGCCCTCACTCGACACCTCCGGGGGCGTCCTCGCGGCGACGAAGCGTCTCGTGACCGACGCCCGGACTTGGGTGGCGGTCGGCTACCTCCTCGTCAAGTTCGGACTCGGCATCGTCTCGTTCGCCGCGCTCGCGGCCCTCACCTCGCTGTCCGTGGGGCTGGTGACCGCGCCGCTGACCTACTCGTCGAACTACTACGTCGGTCTCCGCCTCGGGAACGCCACTGTCGGGCCGTTCGAGTCCGGACGACTCGTCGTGGACACGTTCGGCGAGGCGGTCGGGGTCGCCCTCCTCGGTCTGGTGGTCGCGCTCGCGTCGCTCCACGCGCTGAACGCGCTCGCACGTCTCTGTGGAACGATTACCGAAGAAATACTGGACAGTTCTGGAGCGGCGAGAACGACCGGAGCGACCGACGAGAACTGA
- a CDS encoding DUF4097 family beta strand repeat-containing protein has translation MKVDTRRRRLLGLSATGALATLSGCSGATPFVGKRLEDARTFDVDSVDSVTVLGQNGDVRVRTTDADRVRVGTVKKSGSVFADLDDVRVEMGVENGELTVEPHQTGNGSWLGGMPSVEISVELPSGVGLGKLRSENGSVDVRGVESDATLVTENGRIDAHDIDGFVTAESENGNVTIRDVSGVGDVRTENGSIDVEFPAIRGQTTVESENGNVTAAVAPDMNATLIATTDNGDLTVELPNFEAEIRNEHLVQGTLGDGGPELRFVTENGSVGVSALR, from the coding sequence ATGAAAGTAGACACTCGGCGCCGTCGCCTCCTCGGACTGAGTGCGACCGGCGCGCTCGCCACTCTATCGGGGTGTAGCGGTGCCACGCCGTTCGTCGGCAAGCGACTCGAAGACGCACGGACCTTCGACGTCGATTCGGTGGACTCGGTGACAGTGCTCGGTCAGAACGGCGACGTTCGCGTCCGGACGACCGACGCCGACCGCGTTCGAGTCGGGACGGTCAAGAAATCGGGGTCGGTGTTCGCCGATTTGGACGACGTGCGCGTCGAGATGGGCGTCGAGAACGGAGAACTCACCGTCGAACCCCACCAGACCGGCAACGGGTCGTGGCTCGGCGGGATGCCCTCCGTCGAAATCAGCGTCGAACTCCCCTCCGGGGTCGGTCTCGGAAAACTCCGAAGCGAGAACGGAAGCGTGGACGTTCGCGGCGTCGAGTCGGACGCGACTCTCGTCACCGAGAACGGGCGTATCGACGCTCACGACATCGACGGGTTCGTCACCGCCGAGAGCGAGAACGGGAACGTGACGATTCGGGACGTCTCGGGCGTCGGCGACGTGCGGACCGAGAACGGGAGCATCGACGTCGAATTCCCCGCGATACGAGGCCAGACGACCGTCGAGAGCGAGAACGGGAACGTGACCGCGGCGGTCGCGCCCGACATGAACGCGACCCTCATTGCCACGACCGACAACGGAGACCTCACCGTCGAACTGCCCAACTTCGAGGCGGAGATTCGAAACGAACACTTGGTCCAAGGGACGCTCGGTGACGGCGGTCCCGAACTCCGGTTCGTCACGGAGAACGGCAGCGTCGGGGTCTCGGCGCTGCGATAG
- the larC gene encoding nickel pincer cofactor biosynthesis protein LarC: MKTLAFDGRMGASGDMILAALLAAGADRDALTPVEDTLPVRYEVGETDKNGISATTVSVLLDDEGDEAEGDDEAPDRDSSHAEGHSNDGDAHGHDHHGHDHSHDEDAHSHDRDDGGHSHDHDEDAHDHTHAEGSGPLRSYPEVVELVESMDLPESVERDALAVFELLGEAEANVHGTDLESTHFHEVGADDAIADVVGAALLLDDLHPERVVTTPLATGGGDVEMSHGVYPVPTPAVVEIAERADWSLRGGPVETELLTPTGAAVLAHFAEGVETLPSLGIDASGYGAGGYDFPDHPNVLRAMVGESAARSAAEGASSEGRSPSNHSSGRSPREDGETASEDGSGSLVRDDVAVLETNLDDAAPEILGGLQDSLAEVGARDVSVVPLTMKKSRPGHLVKVVCKPDDAETVARRLAEETGTLGVRQAGATHRWIAHREIESVVVDLDGERYEVDVKLASDDSGEVYDVSAEYDDCAAVASEAGVPVRDVMRRAENAARKS; encoded by the coding sequence ATGAAGACGCTCGCATTCGACGGTCGGATGGGCGCGAGCGGCGATATGATACTCGCGGCCCTGCTCGCGGCGGGCGCGGACCGCGACGCGCTCACCCCCGTCGAGGACACCCTGCCGGTACGCTACGAGGTCGGCGAGACCGACAAGAACGGGATTTCGGCGACCACGGTCTCGGTCCTGCTGGACGACGAGGGAGACGAAGCGGAAGGCGACGACGAGGCCCCCGACCGCGACAGTTCACACGCAGAAGGCCATTCGAACGACGGAGACGCGCACGGCCACGACCATCACGGCCACGACCATTCCCACGACGAAGACGCACACAGTCACGACCGCGACGACGGAGGGCACAGCCACGACCACGACGAAGACGCCCACGACCACACGCACGCCGAAGGGTCCGGTCCGCTCCGGTCCTACCCCGAGGTGGTCGAACTCGTCGAGTCGATGGACCTGCCCGAGAGCGTCGAACGCGACGCGCTGGCCGTCTTCGAGTTGCTTGGGGAGGCCGAAGCCAACGTCCACGGAACCGACCTCGAATCGACTCACTTCCACGAGGTCGGCGCGGACGACGCCATCGCCGACGTGGTGGGCGCGGCGCTCCTCCTCGACGACCTGCACCCCGAGCGCGTCGTGACGACGCCGCTCGCGACGGGCGGCGGCGACGTCGAGATGAGCCACGGCGTCTACCCGGTGCCGACCCCCGCCGTCGTCGAAATCGCCGAGCGCGCCGACTGGTCGCTCCGGGGCGGTCCGGTCGAGACCGAACTCCTGACGCCGACCGGCGCGGCCGTCCTCGCGCACTTCGCCGAGGGCGTCGAGACCCTGCCGTCGCTCGGCATCGACGCGTCGGGCTACGGCGCGGGCGGGTACGACTTCCCGGACCACCCGAACGTCCTCCGGGCGATGGTCGGCGAGAGCGCGGCGCGAAGCGCCGCGGAAGGTGCGAGTAGCGAGGGACGGAGTCCCTCTAACCATTCGAGCGGGCGAAGCCCGCGAGAAGACGGTGAAACCGCGAGCGAAGACGGCTCCGGAAGCCTCGTCCGCGACGACGTCGCGGTCCTCGAAACGAATCTCGACGACGCCGCGCCCGAGATTCTGGGCGGCCTGCAGGACTCGCTCGCCGAGGTCGGCGCACGCGACGTGTCCGTCGTCCCGCTCACGATGAAGAAGTCCCGACCGGGCCACCTCGTGAAGGTCGTCTGCAAGCCCGACGACGCCGAGACCGTCGCCCGGCGACTCGCCGAGGAGACCGGCACGCTCGGCGTTCGACAAGCCGGGGCGACCCACCGCTGGATAGCCCACCGGGAAATCGAGTCGGTCGTCGTGGACCTCGACGGTGAACGCTACGAGGTGGACGTGAAACTCGCCAGCGACGACTCCGGCGAGGTGTACGACGTGAGCGCCGAGTACGACGACTGCGCGGCGGTGGCGTCGGAGGCGGGGGTACCCGTGCGCGACGTGATGCGCCGGGCAGAGAACGCGGCCCGAAAGTCGTAG
- a CDS encoding sensor domain-containing protein: MTTDHRATSLTGALGTVFGVPFRLQTYRNLLYLVLAFPLGLAYFTFLSVGLPIGVGLAITVVGTPILLAVLAVSTGLAGVERKIATLLLGIEVESPGWVVTDSGSITERCKRLVTDLGTWKAIVYLGSKLVIGVAAFVSVMVLLVTAVSMLAVPLVYDQPGVYVGIVTDAPIQFHPSLYVVWRNLLVGVETVVSIDAWQVTTLPAALGVAGLGVLLGVASLHLLNGLARLSAWYTKLMLGTNAETPSPW; this comes from the coding sequence ATGACGACCGACCACCGCGCGACGAGTCTGACCGGGGCGCTGGGGACCGTCTTCGGCGTCCCCTTCCGACTCCAGACCTACCGGAATCTGCTCTATCTGGTGTTGGCGTTTCCGCTCGGTCTGGCCTACTTCACCTTCCTCTCGGTCGGTCTCCCAATCGGCGTCGGTCTCGCCATTACCGTCGTCGGGACTCCGATTCTGCTGGCGGTGTTGGCCGTCTCGACCGGTCTCGCCGGAGTCGAACGGAAGATTGCGACGCTCCTCCTCGGCATCGAAGTGGAGTCGCCGGGGTGGGTCGTGACCGACTCGGGGTCGATAACCGAACGCTGTAAGCGCCTCGTGACCGACCTCGGGACGTGGAAGGCCATCGTCTACCTCGGGTCGAAACTGGTCATCGGTGTCGCCGCCTTCGTCTCGGTCATGGTTCTGCTCGTGACCGCGGTGAGCATGCTCGCGGTTCCCCTCGTCTACGACCAACCGGGCGTCTACGTCGGTATCGTGACCGACGCGCCGATTCAGTTCCACCCCTCGCTGTACGTGGTCTGGCGGAACCTGCTCGTCGGCGTCGAGACGGTCGTCAGCATCGACGCGTGGCAGGTCACGACGCTCCCGGCCGCACTCGGCGTGGCGGGTCTCGGCGTCCTGCTCGGGGTCGCCTCGCTCCACCTGCTCAACGGACTCGCGCGCCTCTCGGCGTGGTACACCAAGTTGATGCTCGGAACGAACGCCGAGACGCCGTCTCCGTGGTAA
- the radB gene encoding DNA repair and recombination protein RadB encodes MNEEAIPTGCGPLDDLLDGGFETGTVTQVYGPPAAGKTNVALGAAVEVAADGGTAVYIDTEGLSLSRFQQVAEARANAAGGADDVEELTSRIIIKEAYDFEEQEEAVRDTAELAERADLVVLDSATGFYRLERAEDEEGGEALREVASQVTHLLSLARKHDLAVVLTNQVYTDPDGDRARPLGGHTLEHWTGTVVRIERFRGGNRRATLEKHRAKPAGEKVQFRITDSGLEGVEDTVGV; translated from the coding sequence GTGAACGAAGAGGCCATTCCGACCGGGTGCGGGCCGCTCGACGACCTGCTCGACGGCGGGTTCGAGACCGGGACCGTCACGCAGGTGTACGGCCCGCCCGCCGCGGGCAAGACGAACGTCGCGCTGGGCGCGGCGGTCGAAGTCGCCGCCGACGGCGGCACCGCGGTCTACATCGACACCGAAGGGCTGTCGCTGTCGCGGTTCCAGCAGGTCGCCGAGGCCCGCGCGAACGCCGCGGGCGGCGCTGACGACGTCGAGGAACTTACCTCCAGAATCATCATCAAGGAGGCCTACGACTTCGAAGAGCAGGAGGAGGCGGTCCGCGACACCGCCGAACTCGCCGAACGGGCGGACCTCGTGGTCCTCGACAGCGCGACCGGGTTCTACCGACTCGAACGCGCCGAGGACGAGGAGGGCGGCGAGGCGCTCCGCGAAGTCGCGAGTCAGGTCACGCACCTGCTCTCGCTGGCGCGCAAACACGACCTCGCGGTCGTCCTCACGAATCAGGTGTACACGGACCCCGACGGGGACCGCGCCCGGCCGCTGGGCGGGCACACCCTCGAACACTGGACCGGGACGGTCGTCCGCATCGAGCGGTTCCGCGGCGGGAATCGGCGCGCGACCCTCGAAAAGCACCGCGCCAAGCCCGCGGGCGAGAAGGTCCAGTTCCGGATTACCGACTCGGGCCTAGAGGGCGTCGAGGACACTGTCGGCGTCTGA
- a CDS encoding MFS transporter, whose translation MADGVTTEERVTVSQVMDRIPVGRFHRRLLAICGSAWAFDGMEVIIISFTLPVLISAWGLSGLSAGLLGSASLMGMIAGNWAWGWYADEHGRKDAFQWTVLTYSLFAGLTAFATGFYSGFALRFLTGVGLGGALAVDTSYLSEHLPTERRGRYLVYLDAFWPLGNVLAVVLAWLFLSVLSTGGTVAVPVLGAVAGWRLLFASAAFPALLVFVIRSQLRETPYYLARTGDVEGANDRIRAIAEENDEEFTPITAESVETGDSAGYARLFETDLRKRTVMIAAAWFAVNFGYYGVFIWLPDTVGAAGVVESFSVGGVTIEGLYVYFLLIGLVQFPGYFSAAYLVEKIGRKPTLGSYLVLSGVFTFVFAASMPGVSLFGAGLSGFWPFFGGLLAASFFTLGAWGAIYAYTPELFPTEVRGTGNGFAGGVGKIGAVVGPILAGALVEVGYLAALAPLAVAFVLGGLVVLAFGRETMGEPLF comes from the coding sequence ATGGCAGACGGAGTAACCACGGAAGAACGCGTGACCGTCTCGCAAGTGATGGACCGAATCCCCGTCGGCCGGTTCCACCGGCGCTTACTGGCGATTTGCGGGAGCGCGTGGGCGTTCGACGGCATGGAGGTCATCATCATCAGCTTCACGCTCCCGGTCCTCATCTCGGCGTGGGGACTCTCGGGGCTGAGCGCCGGACTGCTCGGGAGCGCGAGCCTGATGGGGATGATAGCCGGTAACTGGGCGTGGGGCTGGTACGCCGACGAACACGGCCGGAAGGACGCCTTCCAGTGGACGGTCCTGACCTACTCGCTGTTCGCCGGGTTGACCGCGTTCGCCACCGGGTTCTACTCCGGGTTCGCGCTGCGGTTCCTGACCGGCGTCGGTCTCGGCGGCGCGCTCGCGGTGGACACGTCCTACCTCTCGGAGCACCTGCCGACCGAGCGACGCGGGCGCTATCTGGTCTACCTCGACGCGTTCTGGCCGCTCGGCAACGTCCTCGCGGTCGTGCTGGCGTGGCTGTTCCTCTCGGTGCTCTCGACCGGGGGGACCGTCGCGGTCCCCGTCCTCGGCGCTGTCGCCGGGTGGCGACTCCTGTTCGCCAGCGCGGCGTTCCCGGCCCTGCTCGTGTTCGTCATCCGGAGCCAACTCCGGGAGACGCCCTACTACCTCGCCCGGACGGGCGACGTCGAGGGCGCGAACGACCGCATCCGAGCCATCGCAGAGGAGAACGACGAGGAGTTCACCCCCATCACCGCCGAGTCGGTCGAGACCGGCGACTCGGCGGGCTACGCTCGCCTGTTCGAGACCGACCTCCGCAAGCGCACGGTGATGATAGCCGCGGCGTGGTTCGCGGTCAACTTCGGCTACTACGGCGTGTTCATCTGGCTCCCGGACACGGTCGGGGCCGCGGGCGTGGTCGAGAGCTTCTCGGTCGGCGGAGTGACGATAGAGGGTCTCTACGTCTACTTCCTGCTCATCGGGCTGGTCCAGTTCCCCGGCTACTTCAGCGCGGCCTACCTCGTGGAGAAAATCGGCCGAAAGCCGACGCTCGGGAGCTATCTCGTCCTGTCTGGCGTGTTCACCTTCGTCTTCGCGGCGTCGATGCCGGGCGTGTCGCTGTTCGGTGCCGGACTCTCGGGGTTCTGGCCGTTCTTCGGCGGCCTGCTCGCGGCGAGTTTCTTCACGCTCGGCGCGTGGGGAGCCATCTACGCCTACACGCCGGAACTGTTCCCGACCGAAGTTCGGGGCACCGGAAACGGGTTCGCGGGCGGCGTCGGTAAAATCGGCGCGGTCGTCGGTCCGATTCTGGCGGGCGCGCTGGTCGAAGTCGGCTACCTCGCCGCGCTCGCGCCCCTCGCGGTCGCGTTCGTCCTCGGCGGACTGGTCGTCCTCGCGTTCGGCCGTGAGACGATGGGCGAACCGCTGTTCTGA
- a CDS encoding 30S ribosomal protein S8e — translation MKDQGGSTRKRTGGRLRHSRKKKKHELGREPTETTVGETRLRTTDSRGNTQKIRALSTNVASVAIDGETVEAEIEDVVENDANPNYVRRNIVTKGALIETSEGTARVTSRPGQTGNVNAVLVDDE, via the coding sequence ATGAAAGACCAAGGAGGCTCCACGCGTAAGCGTACCGGCGGCCGACTCCGACACTCGCGAAAGAAGAAGAAGCACGAACTGGGCCGTGAACCCACCGAAACCACCGTCGGCGAGACCCGACTCCGTACCACCGACTCCCGCGGAAACACCCAGAAAATCCGCGCGCTCTCGACCAACGTCGCCAGCGTCGCCATCGACGGCGAGACCGTCGAGGCCGAAATCGAGGACGTCGTGGAGAACGACGCCAACCCGAACTACGTCCGACGGAACATCGTCACCAAAGGCGCGCTCATCGAGACCAGCGAGGGGACCGCCCGCGTCACCTCCCGTCCCGGTCAGACCGGCAACGTGAACGCCGTCCTCGTCGACGACGAGTAA
- a CDS encoding HD domain-containing protein, with product MTVTQIKDPVHGYVELEQSLLDYVVDTRPFQRLRYVRQLSATNLVYPGANHTRFEHSLGVYHLGRTVFENLRTQSYFTHDTPESALDEIQRTLECACLLHDVGHPPFSHLGERYIDTGDLRTRLADRGLVAAFEEAGIEDPLGSVNAHELLGCLIVLREYADALRDLGVDPYEVCAYILGYSLRFERGGRWQYGVGAQILHSPIDVDRLDYITRDNQMTGADVLSFDTDRMVGAYTAHPDEGLALSDKALSTVGNYLEGRIALYMWVTQHHKSVYANVLLRALLDELADIADDPPVTADGVLEEGIDDNTLMERLRVEARDRPDSTLATLYDRFRSRRFPESCWKHRIAYADRVDADLDAFGEWLLDHDDRLERALADDLDVPLHEVWIEQSYVPEYEPAQLGDIPIAYGGTTRSVGEWGLYGDRAFDSPIPFVFVPHGTEKRATGLLVELFHAERGAHD from the coding sequence ATGACCGTGACACAAATCAAGGACCCGGTTCACGGGTACGTCGAACTCGAACAGTCGCTGCTCGATTACGTCGTGGACACCCGCCCGTTCCAGCGCCTGCGGTACGTGCGGCAACTCTCTGCGACGAACCTCGTCTACCCCGGTGCCAACCACACCCGGTTCGAACACAGTCTCGGGGTCTACCACCTCGGGCGCACCGTCTTCGAGAACTTGCGCACCCAGTCGTACTTCACGCACGACACCCCGGAGTCGGCGCTCGACGAGATTCAGCGGACGCTCGAATGCGCCTGTCTGCTCCACGACGTCGGCCACCCGCCGTTCTCGCACCTCGGCGAGCGGTACATCGACACCGGGGACCTCCGAACGCGCCTCGCCGACCGCGGTCTCGTCGCGGCCTTCGAGGAGGCCGGCATCGAGGACCCGCTCGGGTCGGTCAACGCGCACGAACTGCTGGGCTGTCTCATCGTCCTCCGGGAGTACGCCGACGCGCTCCGGGACCTCGGCGTCGACCCCTACGAGGTGTGCGCGTACATTCTCGGGTACAGCCTCCGCTTCGAGCGCGGCGGCCGCTGGCAGTACGGCGTCGGCGCGCAGATTCTCCACTCGCCCATCGACGTGGACCGACTCGACTACATCACTCGGGACAACCAGATGACCGGGGCGGACGTGCTGAGTTTCGACACCGACCGGATGGTCGGCGCGTACACCGCCCACCCCGACGAGGGACTCGCGCTCTCGGACAAGGCGCTCAGCACCGTCGGCAACTACCTCGAAGGTCGCATCGCGCTCTACATGTGGGTGACCCAGCACCACAAGTCAGTCTACGCGAACGTCCTGCTCCGCGCGCTCCTCGACGAACTCGCCGACATCGCCGACGACCCGCCGGTCACCGCCGACGGCGTGCTGGAGGAAGGCATCGACGACAACACGCTGATGGAGCGACTCCGGGTCGAGGCCCGCGACCGACCGGACTCCACGCTGGCGACGCTCTACGACCGCTTCAGGTCGCGACGGTTCCCCGAGTCCTGCTGGAAACACCGCATCGCCTACGCCGACCGAGTGGACGCCGACCTCGACGCGTTCGGCGAGTGGTTGCTCGACCACGACGACCGACTGGAACGCGCGCTCGCCGACGACCTCGACGTGCCGCTCCACGAGGTCTGGATAGAGCAGTCGTACGTCCCCGAGTACGAACCCGCCCAACTCGGGGACATCCCCATCGCGTACGGGGGGACGACCCGTTCGGTCGGCGAGTGGGGACTCTACGGCGACCGGGCGTTCGACAGTCCGATTCCGTTCGTCTTCGTCCCCCACGGCACCGAGAAGCGCGCGACGGGGCTCCTCGTCGAACTGTTCCACGCCGAGCGCGGCGCTCACGACTGA
- a CDS encoding winged helix-turn-helix domain-containing protein, with translation MFDLLDDEYARTILVSTYREPMSADALAEACDASPSTIYRRVERLQEQRLVEAEQRLDPDGHHYEVYSACLQRVTVELTEDGIELDVDREEDPADRFTRLYEGFK, from the coding sequence ATGTTCGACCTGCTCGACGACGAGTACGCGCGCACCATCCTCGTCTCGACCTACCGGGAGCCGATGTCGGCCGACGCGCTCGCCGAAGCGTGCGACGCGTCGCCCTCGACCATCTATCGGCGGGTCGAGCGCCTCCAAGAGCAGCGACTGGTCGAGGCCGAACAGCGCCTCGACCCGGACGGTCACCACTACGAAGTGTACTCGGCCTGCCTCCAGCGCGTCACCGTCGAGTTGACCGAGGACGGTATCGAACTCGACGTGGACCGCGAGGAGGACCCGGCCGACCGATTCACCAGACTCTACGAGGGGTTCAAATGA
- a CDS encoding CDC48 family AAA ATPase, which translates to MNEVQLEVAKAYPNDSGRGIARLDPDTLLHLKLSPGDIIEIEGGDTTAAKVWRADRQDWNTDTVRIDGFTRQNADVGIGERVEIRKAEAEKADKLVLAPPEEASVQFGSDAAGMVKRQILKRPVVERDIVPVMSSTNHPFMRSPGQAIPLIAVETDPDGVCLITEDTEVELREEPISGFEKTGGGITYEDIGGLENEIQRVREMVELPMKHPQIFKKLGIEPPQGVLLHGPPGTGKTLLAKAVANETSASFFSIAGPEIISKYYGESEQQLREIFEDATEESPSIIFIDELDSIAPKREDVTGEVERRVVAQLLTMMDGLESRGQVIVIAATNRVDSVDPALRRPGRFDREIEIGVPDETGREEILQIHTRGMPLSDDVALDSLANDTHGFVGADIESLTKEAAMKALRRYLPEIDLDEEDIPPSLIDRMIVKRQDFNGALNEVEPSAMREVLVELPKISWDDVGGLEEAKDQVQESVEWPLSSPEKFQRLGISPPSGVLLYGPPGTGKTLMAKAVANETNANFISVRGPQLLSKWVGESEKAIRQTFRKARQVSPTVIFFDELDSLAPSRSQEMGSNVSERVVNQLLTELDGLEEKGDVMVIGATNRPDMIDPALIRSGRFDRLVMIGQPDEEGREQILKIHTDDTPLSPDVSLRELAEITDGYVGSDLESIAREAAIEALREDDEATEVGMTHFRQAMENVRPTITEDLLDYYEQMEDEFKGGSSSPQQGRRGGRIGFQ; encoded by the coding sequence ATGAATGAAGTTCAACTAGAGGTGGCAAAGGCGTACCCGAACGACTCGGGTCGCGGTATCGCCCGACTCGACCCGGACACGCTGTTGCATCTGAAGCTGAGTCCGGGCGACATCATCGAAATCGAAGGCGGCGACACGACCGCCGCGAAAGTCTGGCGCGCGGACCGACAGGACTGGAACACCGACACCGTCCGCATCGACGGGTTCACCCGGCAAAACGCCGACGTGGGTATCGGCGAGCGCGTCGAGATTCGGAAGGCAGAGGCCGAGAAGGCGGACAAACTGGTCCTCGCGCCGCCCGAGGAGGCCAGCGTCCAGTTCGGTTCTGACGCCGCCGGGATGGTCAAGCGCCAGATTCTCAAGCGCCCGGTGGTCGAGCGCGACATCGTCCCCGTGATGTCCTCGACCAACCACCCGTTCATGCGGTCGCCCGGACAGGCGATTCCGCTCATCGCGGTCGAGACCGACCCCGACGGCGTCTGTCTCATCACCGAGGACACCGAGGTCGAACTCCGCGAGGAGCCGATTTCGGGCTTCGAGAAGACCGGCGGCGGCATCACCTACGAGGACATCGGCGGACTCGAAAACGAGATTCAACGCGTCCGGGAGATGGTCGAACTCCCGATGAAGCACCCCCAGATATTCAAGAAACTGGGTATCGAACCGCCGCAGGGTGTCCTCCTACACGGTCCGCCGGGGACCGGGAAGACCCTGCTCGCCAAGGCGGTCGCCAACGAGACCTCCGCGAGTTTCTTCTCCATCGCGGGTCCCGAAATCATCTCCAAGTACTACGGCGAGTCCGAGCAACAGCTTCGGGAAATCTTCGAGGACGCGACCGAGGAGTCGCCCTCCATCATCTTCATCGACGAACTGGACTCCATCGCGCCCAAGCGCGAGGACGTGACCGGCGAAGTCGAACGCCGCGTGGTCGCCCAGTTGCTGACCATGATGGACGGTCTCGAATCCCGCGGACAGGTCATCGTCATCGCGGCGACCAACCGCGTGGACTCGGTGGACCCCGCGCTCCGTCGGCCCGGCCGATTCGACCGCGAAATCGAAATCGGCGTCCCGGACGAGACGGGCCGCGAGGAGATTCTCCAGATTCACACCCGCGGGATGCCGCTCTCGGACGACGTGGCGCTCGACTCGTTGGCGAACGACACCCACGGCTTCGTCGGCGCGGACATCGAGAGCCTGACGAAGGAGGCCGCGATGAAGGCCCTGCGGCGCTACCTGCCCGAGATAGACCTCGACGAGGAGGACATCCCGCCGAGCCTCATCGACCGGATGATAGTCAAGCGTCAGGACTTCAACGGCGCGCTCAACGAGGTCGAACCCTCGGCGATGCGCGAGGTCCTCGTGGAACTGCCCAAGATATCGTGGGACGACGTGGGCGGTCTCGAGGAGGCCAAAGACCAAGTCCAAGAGAGCGTCGAGTGGCCGCTCTCCTCGCCCGAGAAGTTCCAGCGGTTGGGCATCTCGCCGCCGAGCGGCGTCCTGCTCTACGGCCCGCCCGGTACGGGGAAGACGCTGATGGCGAAGGCGGTGGCCAACGAGACCAACGCCAACTTCATCTCGGTCCGCGGGCCGCAACTCCTCTCGAAGTGGGTCGGCGAGTCCGAGAAGGCCATCCGCCAGACGTTCCGGAAGGCACGGCAGGTCTCCCCGACCGTCATCTTCTTCGACGAGTTGGACAGCCTCGCGCCCTCCCGGAGTCAGGAGATGGGGTCGAACGTCTCCGAGCGCGTGGTCAACCAGCTACTCACGGAACTCGACGGACTGGAGGAGAAGGGCGACGTGATGGTCATCGGCGCGACCAACCGCCCGGACATGATAGACCCGGCGCTCATCCGGTCGGGCCGGTTCGACCGCCTCGTGATGATTGGTCAACCCGACGAGGAGGGGCGCGAGCAGATTCTGAAGATTCACACGGACGACACGCCGCTCTCGCCCGACGTGAGCCTGCGCGAACTCGCCGAAATCACCGACGGCTACGTGGGTAGCGACCTCGAATCCATCGCGCGGGAGGCCGCCATCGAGGCGCTCCGCGAGGACGACGAGGCCACCGAGGTCGGCATGACCCACTTCCGGCAGGCGATGGAGAACGTCCGTCCGACCATCACGGAGGACCTGCTCGACTACTACGAACAGATGGAAGACGAGTTCAAGGGCGGGTCGTCCAGTCCCCAGCAGGGTCGGCGCGGCGGCCGTATCGGCTTCCAGTAG